The Streptomyces sp. NBC_00236 DNA window CGACCGACGACCCGACGCCCCGTATCGAAGTGGTCTCCGGCGGCACCCTGACCACCGTGCAGGACTGGCCCGGCCGCACCGGCTACTGGCAGGTCGGTGTCCCGCCGTCGGGCCCCATGGACGATCTGTCGTTCCGGCTCGGCAACACCGCGCTCGGCAACGCCCCGGGCGCGCCCGGCCTGGAGTGCACCCTCCAGGGACCCGCGCTGCGCTTCAGCCACCCCACGACCGTGTGCGTCACGGGCGCGGCGGCCCCGGTGACGGTCGACGGCGTACCGGTCCCCCAGTGGGAGCCGCTGACCGTCCCGGCCGGCGCCACCCTCGCGCTCGGCGCCCCGCAGGAGCACGGACTGCGGACGTACCTCCTGTTCGCCGGCGGCGGCCTGGACGTCCCGGAGTTCCTGGGCAGCGCGGCCACGTTCACGCTCGGCCGCTTCGGCGGGCACGGCGGCCGCGCCCTGCGCACGGGCGACGTGCTGCACGGCGGGGCGTACGTGCCGGACGGCACCCCCGTGCCGGAGGGCGAGCGCCCCGCTCCCACGGCCACCTGGCGGATCGGGGCGGCCGAAGGCCCGCACGCGGCACCGGAGTTCTTCACCGAGGAGGACATCCACGACTTCTACGCGGCCGACTGGAAGGTCCACTTCAACTCCGCCCGGACCGGCGTCCGCCTCATCGGTCCGAAACCGCGCTGGGCCCGGGCGGACGGCGGCGAGGCGGGTCTGCACCCGTCCAACATCCATGACACGCCGTACTCCGTGGGCGCGGTCGACTACACCGGCGACATGCCCGTGCTGCTGGGCCCGGACGGCCCCTCGCTCGGCGGTTTCGTCTGTCCGGCGACGGTGGTGACGTCCGAACGCTGGAAGCTGGGCCAGCTGCGTCCGGGCGACACGGTCCGCTTCCTGCCCGTGACCGTCACCGGTGAGCCCCGACCCGAGATCACCGACGGCGGCATCCTGTACCGCGACGACGTCCTCACCTACCGCCGCAGCGGAGACGACAACGTCCTGGTCGAGTACGGCCCGATGCAGCTGGACCTGGCCCTGCGCATGCGCGTCCACGCCCTCATGGAGGCCCTGACGGCGGCGGACGTCCCCGGCATCACCGGCCTGACCCCGGGCATCCGCTCCCTCCAGATCCAGACGGACCCCGCCGTCCTCGCCCAGCCCGAACTCCTCGACCTCCTCCACCGCACCGAGGCGGCGCTCCCGCCCACCGACGCCCTGACCGTCCCCTCCCGCACCGTGCATCTCCCCCTCTCCTGGGACGATCCGGCGACCCGCGAGGCGATCGCCCGCTACATGGCGGGGGTCCGCGACGACGCGCCGTGGTGCCCGTGGAACATCGAGTTCATCCGCCGGGTCAACGGCCTGGACTCGGTCGACGACGTCTACCGCACGGTGTTCGACGCCGAGTACCTGGTAATGGGCCTCGGCGACGTGTACCTCGGCGCCCCGGTGGCCACCCCGCTGGACCCGCGCCACCGCCTCGTCACCACCAAGTACAACCCGGCCCGCACCTGGACCGCGGAGAACTCCGTCGGTATCGGCGGCGCCTACCTCTGCGTCTACGGCATGGAGGGTCCGGGCGGCTACCAGTTCGTCGGCCGGACCACCCAGGTCTGGTCCGGCTGGCAGCAGCGCGGCGCCTTCGAGCCGGGTTCCCCGTGGCTGCTCCGCTTCTTCGACCGCATCAAGTGGTATCCGGTGGAGGCCGACGAACTCCTCGACCTGCGCGCCGACATCATCTCCGGCCGGTTCGTCCCGCGGATCGAGGAGGGCGAGTTCTCGCTCGCCCGGTACGAGGAGTTCCTGGCCGGGAACGCGGAGTCGATCGCCGCGTTCCGCAGCCGCCAGGGCACGGCCTTCGCCGCCGAGCGGGACGCCTGGGAAGCCGCGGGCGAGTTCGCCCGGGCCGAGGCCGCCGACGCTCCGGCCCCGCCGGCCGAGGAGGTGACGGTGCCGCAGGGCGGCCGGCTGGTGGAGGCCGAGTTCGCGGCCTCGGTATGGCAGCTCAACGTGGCCGAGGGCGACACGGTGACGGCCGGTCAGCCGCTGCTGGCGCTGGAGGCGATGAAGATGGAGTCCCGGGTGCATGCCCCGGCGGACGGCGTGGTGGACAGGATCCTCACCCGCCCCGGTGCTCAGGTGGAGGCCGGCACAGCCCTGGTCACCCTGGCCCCACTCGCCCGTACGAACCGAGGAGCACCCTGATGCCGACCCCCGTCCTCGCCCGGATCCGCGCCGCGTACGCCCGGATCGAGGCGGTGGACCGCCCGGAGATCTGGATCGGCCTGCGCCCGCAGGACGACCTGGAGGAGGAGGCCCACACCCTCGAAACCCGCCTCGCCACCGGTGAATTCCTCCCGTTGGCGGGCCGTCTGCTCGCCGTCAAGGGCAACATCGACGTGGCCGGCCTGCCCACCACGGCGGGCTGTCCCTCCTACGCGTACGAACCGGCTGCGGACGCCCCCGCCGT harbors:
- a CDS encoding 5-oxoprolinase/urea amidolyase family protein; its protein translation is MTFDTLLIANRGEIAVRIIRTARRLGLRTVAVFSDPDRSAPHVRLADTAVRLGPAPAKESYLDADLVLRAAKDTGAGAIHPGYGFLSEDAEFARRCEEAGIVFVGPTAAQLDLFGAKHTARAAAEAAGVPLAPGTGLLPDLRSALAAAEHIGYPVMLKATGGGGGIGMSACRSAEELAGAWERVQRVAAASFSSAGVFLERLVEDARHVEVQVFGDGRGRVVTFGDRDCSLQRRNQKVLEEAPAPGLPDRVRARLTDSARELCASVGYRSAGTVEFVYDAARAEAYFLEVNTRLQVEHPVTEEIHGVDLVEWMLRLAQGETSVVRQPDAPLGHAVEARVYAEDPSRDHRPGAGLLTRVDFPRGEGLRVDGWIETGTEVTTAYDPMLAKIIAYGTDRAEALARLDAALAATRIDGIETNLGLVRAALADERVRDATHSTATLATTDDPTPRIEVVSGGTLTTVQDWPGRTGYWQVGVPPSGPMDDLSFRLGNTALGNAPGAPGLECTLQGPALRFSHPTTVCVTGAAAPVTVDGVPVPQWEPLTVPAGATLALGAPQEHGLRTYLLFAGGGLDVPEFLGSAATFTLGRFGGHGGRALRTGDVLHGGAYVPDGTPVPEGERPAPTATWRIGAAEGPHAAPEFFTEEDIHDFYAADWKVHFNSARTGVRLIGPKPRWARADGGEAGLHPSNIHDTPYSVGAVDYTGDMPVLLGPDGPSLGGFVCPATVVTSERWKLGQLRPGDTVRFLPVTVTGEPRPEITDGGILYRDDVLTYRRSGDDNVLVEYGPMQLDLALRMRVHALMEALTAADVPGITGLTPGIRSLQIQTDPAVLAQPELLDLLHRTEAALPPTDALTVPSRTVHLPLSWDDPATREAIARYMAGVRDDAPWCPWNIEFIRRVNGLDSVDDVYRTVFDAEYLVMGLGDVYLGAPVATPLDPRHRLVTTKYNPARTWTAENSVGIGGAYLCVYGMEGPGGYQFVGRTTQVWSGWQQRGAFEPGSPWLLRFFDRIKWYPVEADELLDLRADIISGRFVPRIEEGEFSLARYEEFLAGNAESIAAFRSRQGTAFAAERDAWEAAGEFARAEAADAPAPPAEEVTVPQGGRLVEAEFAASVWQLNVAEGDTVTAGQPLLALEAMKMESRVHAPADGVVDRILTRPGAQVEAGTALVTLAPLARTNRGAP